A single Mangrovimonas sp. YM274 DNA region contains:
- a CDS encoding DNA polymerase III subunit gamma/tau, translated as MEHFIVSARKYRPQIFKDVVGQQAITNTLLNAIENNHLAQALLFTGPRGVGKTTCARILAKMINSDGNESEDEDFAFNIFELDAASNNSVDDIRNLTDQVRIPPQVGKYKVYIIDEVHMLSQAAFNAFLKTLEEPPKHCIFILATTEKHKIIPTILSRCQIFDFKRITVKDAKEHLKYIAEEQGITAEDDALHIIAQKADGAMRDALSIFDRVVSFSGTNLTRQAVTENLNVLDYETYLTSTDLILDNKIPDLLIQFNSILSKGFDGHHYIAGLASHFRNLLVCKNPKTIELLEVGEDASQRYLEQSQKASQDFLLKGIELANDCDLKYKTSKNQRLLVELCLMQLASITFDGEKKNSRRYIIPPSYFKNKGITPVPVSVPKAEVAQKTAATPTKTSNENPKQPVAQEALTAEEIIAKREANKARTSGLSLKSIRAKREHQIKQQEVVLNPADLPTEEFTPEEFMDAWHAYIEKLHAKGEKIMVSILEMNTPKLNGTTIGLEFPNSTLKVELERAQNPLMEFLKKRLRNFDLNLNIVVNEEIVKQYAFTPEDQYEKLKEKNPNIEVLRNMFGLDI; from the coding sequence ATGGAACATTTCATCGTATCAGCCAGAAAATACAGACCTCAAATCTTCAAAGATGTTGTAGGTCAACAGGCTATTACCAATACTTTGCTCAATGCCATTGAAAACAACCATTTGGCTCAAGCCTTACTGTTTACGGGACCTAGAGGAGTTGGAAAGACTACTTGCGCCCGTATTTTGGCAAAAATGATCAATAGTGACGGTAACGAAAGTGAAGATGAAGATTTTGCTTTCAACATTTTTGAGCTGGATGCCGCCTCCAACAACTCGGTAGACGACATTAGAAATCTTACCGATCAAGTTAGGATCCCCCCTCAGGTTGGAAAATACAAAGTTTATATCATTGACGAGGTACACATGCTTTCCCAAGCCGCTTTCAATGCGTTTTTGAAAACCTTGGAAGAGCCACCAAAGCACTGTATCTTTATTTTGGCAACTACAGAAAAACATAAAATCATTCCAACGATTTTATCCCGTTGTCAGATTTTCGACTTTAAACGAATTACGGTTAAAGATGCCAAAGAGCATTTAAAGTATATAGCCGAAGAACAAGGCATCACTGCCGAAGACGATGCCCTGCATATTATTGCCCAAAAGGCAGATGGAGCGATGCGTGATGCACTTTCCATTTTTGACAGGGTAGTAAGTTTTTCTGGAACCAACTTGACGCGTCAAGCTGTTACGGAAAACTTGAATGTTTTGGATTATGAAACGTACTTAACCAGTACCGATTTGATTTTGGATAACAAAATCCCAGATTTGCTCATCCAATTCAATAGTATTTTAAGTAAAGGCTTTGATGGCCATCATTACATTGCAGGTTTAGCATCGCACTTTAGAAACTTGCTAGTCTGTAAAAACCCAAAAACGATAGAACTCTTGGAAGTTGGCGAAGATGCTTCTCAAAGATATTTGGAACAGTCTCAAAAAGCTTCACAAGATTTTCTGTTAAAGGGTATAGAACTTGCGAACGATTGCGACCTGAAGTATAAAACGAGTAAAAATCAACGCCTACTCGTTGAATTATGCCTTATGCAGCTTGCCTCTATCACTTTTGATGGAGAAAAAAAAAATAGCAGACGTTACATAATTCCGCCTTCCTATTTCAAAAATAAAGGGATTACTCCAGTTCCTGTTTCTGTACCGAAAGCTGAAGTTGCTCAAAAAACTGCTGCTACACCTACTAAAACAAGTAACGAAAACCCTAAGCAACCGGTCGCCCAAGAAGCACTTACTGCAGAAGAAATCATCGCCAAAAGGGAAGCCAATAAAGCGAGAACCTCAGGTCTTTCACTAAAAAGTATCCGTGCCAAACGAGAGCATCAAATAAAACAGCAGGAAGTAGTATTGAATCCAGCCGACCTTCCTACAGAGGAATTTACTCCAGAGGAATTTATGGATGCATGGCACGCCTATATAGAAAAACTTCACGCAAAGGGCGAAAAGATTATGGTATCCATCCTTGAGATGAATACACCAAAATTGAACGGAACAACTATTGGATTGGAATTCCCAAATTCCACCTTAAAAGTAGAATTGGAACGCGCTCAAAACCCATTGATGGAATTCCTCAAAAAGAGGTTAAGAAATTTTGACCTAAATTTGAATATCGTAGTCAATGAAGAAATTGTAAAGCAATATGCCTTTACCCCTGAAGATCAATATGAAAAACTAAAGGAAAAAAATCCTAATATTGAAGTCTTAAGGAATATGTTTGGACTTGATATTTAG